In candidate division KSB1 bacterium, the following proteins share a genomic window:
- a CDS encoding metal ABC transporter ATP-binding protein translates to MNETKSIIEIEELTFRYGEAAVLREVSLRVEAGEFLGIIGPNGGGKTTLLRILLGLETEYDGRVEMFGETPHRSFGWRARTGVVPQTRELPPRYPALVRDVVEMGTTSRKSPALSRGERRERVDEALTLVGIESLANRPLWELSGGQRQRVFIARALACRPQLLLLDEPTVGVDQQGQDLLLSWIAKWRSEHGMAVVLVSHDVGVIAPLADRLACLNILLHFHDRPDKLTGEAIEKAYGCPAEVIFHDHGVPHRVLRKHRH, encoded by the coding sequence GTGAACGAGACCAAATCCATCATTGAGATTGAAGAACTGACCTTTCGCTACGGCGAGGCTGCCGTGCTGCGGGAGGTCTCCCTGCGCGTGGAAGCGGGTGAATTCCTCGGGATCATCGGCCCCAACGGCGGTGGGAAGACGACGCTCCTGAGAATTCTGCTGGGACTCGAGACGGAATACGACGGTCGAGTCGAGATGTTCGGCGAGACTCCGCACCGAAGTTTCGGTTGGCGCGCGCGGACCGGCGTGGTGCCGCAAACGCGCGAATTGCCGCCGCGATATCCCGCGCTGGTGCGTGACGTCGTGGAAATGGGAACCACCTCGCGGAAATCGCCCGCGCTCTCACGTGGCGAACGCCGCGAGCGAGTTGACGAGGCGCTGACGCTCGTGGGGATCGAGTCGCTCGCCAACCGGCCGCTGTGGGAACTCTCCGGAGGTCAACGACAACGTGTGTTTATTGCGCGGGCGCTGGCGTGCCGGCCCCAACTGCTGCTGCTCGACGAGCCGACCGTGGGCGTGGATCAACAAGGGCAAGACCTGCTGCTCTCGTGGATCGCGAAGTGGAGAAGCGAACACGGCATGGCGGTCGTACTCGTGTCTCACGATGTCGGCGTAATCGCACCGCTGGCGGATCGACTGGCCTGCCTCAATATTCTATTGCACTTCCATGATCGCCCGGACAAACTGACGGGCGAGGCGATCGAAAAAGCCTACGGCTGTCCTGCCGAAGTGATCTTCCACGATCACGGTGTTCCCCATCGCGTGCTGCGGAAGCATCGACACTGA
- a CDS encoding metal ABC transporter permease, whose translation MLTLPFVQRALLAATLMALTGGLLSFFVVQRKLAFMGHGIAHSMIAGVAIGLVFDLPVVWPALAVALICAAGIGWVARNAKVSEDSAIGILLSAALAGGLLLISLRRGFLTHLESYLFGSIVAVMPGDLLVLGLLAAVTIGILGKYWRIISFYAFDPEGAQVAGYPVELFRYALLVLLAVTIAVVMKIVGILLVGAFLVIPAAAAAYWSPRAISVVLISAGIALVCAVGGMFAAIAFNLAAGPAIVAALVAGFAVSRLVGRYR comes from the coding sequence ATGCTCACACTGCCCTTCGTGCAGCGCGCCTTGTTGGCCGCGACGTTGATGGCCTTGACGGGCGGACTGCTGTCCTTCTTCGTCGTGCAGCGCAAACTGGCCTTCATGGGCCACGGGATCGCGCACTCGATGATTGCGGGCGTGGCGATCGGGCTGGTGTTCGATCTGCCGGTAGTTTGGCCCGCCCTGGCGGTGGCGTTAATCTGTGCTGCCGGAATCGGCTGGGTTGCCAGAAACGCGAAGGTCTCCGAGGACAGCGCGATCGGCATACTGCTCTCGGCGGCGTTGGCCGGTGGACTGCTGCTGATTTCGCTCCGACGCGGATTCCTGACGCATCTCGAAAGCTACCTGTTCGGCAGCATCGTCGCGGTCATGCCCGGCGACCTGCTGGTGCTGGGTCTGCTGGCCGCGGTTACGATCGGTATCCTGGGTAAATACTGGCGAATCATCTCATTCTATGCGTTTGATCCGGAAGGCGCGCAAGTCGCCGGATATCCGGTCGAGTTGTTCCGGTACGCGCTGCTGGTCTTGTTGGCGGTGACGATTGCCGTGGTCATGAAGATTGTGGGAATTCTGCTGGTGGGAGCGTTTCTGGTGATTCCCGCCGCGGCGGCGGCCTATTGGTCCCCGCGCGCGATAAGTGTCGTGCTGATTTCCGCCGGGATCGCCCTGGTCTGCGCCGTGGGGGGGATGTTCGCCGCGATTGCATTCAATCTCGCCGCCGGCCCGGCCATCGTCGCCGCGTTGGTTGCCGGGTTTGCCGTGAGCCGGCTGGTGGGACGGTATCGCTGA
- the mtgA gene encoding monofunctional biosynthetic peptidoglycan transglycosylase, whose product MGWIFKRLIWLIAIMAVLGIVVTTLQVALLKVQNPRSTAWMRMRAREAKHDNKPLEIKQTWVSLTEIPKVVQLAVVAAEDDRFYAHSGFDWEAIRTALKHNEKNGKVKRGGSTITQQLAKNLFLSPSRSYLRKAREALITFNLELLLSKDRILELYLNVIEFGPGVFGIEEAAQYHYHVHARQLALDQACRLAAIIPSPRRYKVNGPYVARRAAIIRRIVGGPDEDQGQKSEMRNEKAEAENQVPTVIQ is encoded by the coding sequence ATGGGCTGGATTTTCAAACGGCTGATCTGGCTGATCGCGATAATGGCGGTGCTGGGGATTGTCGTGACTACATTACAGGTGGCCTTGCTGAAGGTGCAAAATCCGCGCAGTACGGCGTGGATGAGAATGCGGGCCCGGGAAGCGAAACATGACAATAAGCCGCTCGAAATCAAGCAAACGTGGGTGTCGCTGACGGAGATTCCCAAGGTAGTGCAACTGGCGGTTGTCGCGGCGGAGGACGACCGCTTCTATGCGCATTCCGGCTTCGACTGGGAGGCGATCCGCACGGCGCTGAAACACAACGAAAAGAACGGCAAGGTCAAACGCGGCGGCAGCACAATTACCCAACAACTGGCCAAGAATCTGTTTCTGTCGCCGAGTCGCAGCTATCTGAGAAAAGCTCGCGAAGCGCTAATCACCTTCAATCTCGAACTGCTGCTGTCGAAGGACCGGATCCTCGAGCTCTATTTGAATGTGATTGAGTTTGGACCGGGCGTCTTTGGAATCGAGGAAGCGGCGCAGTATCATTACCATGTCCACGCGCGGCAGCTTGCACTCGATCAGGCCTGTCGATTGGCGGCGATCATCCCCTCGCCACGGCGATACAAGGTCAATGGACCCTATGTGGCAAGACGGGCCGCGATCATCCGCCGGATCGTTGGCGGACCGGATGAAGACCAAGGACAGAAATCAGAAATGAGGAATGAGAAAGCGGAGGCGGAGAACCAGGTACCGACGGTCATTCAGTAA